tggtgctttttctatcatctatacaGCCAGCCCAGTCAACATCCGTAAAACCAACAAGAGTAAAATCGTTATTTCATGAATACCACAAGCCAAAGTCTAAAGTACCTTGAATatacttgaatatcctttttatagcaatCAAATGAGATTGTTTGGGAGCAGACTGAAAACGTGAAACCAAGCAAACTGCATGCATCAAATCAGGCCTGGATGCAGTTAAATAAAGTAGGCTACCAACCATTGATCTATACTCAGATTGATTTACCTCAGGGGAGTCATCTGACTTGGTCAATTTACAACCAGTCTCCATTGGAGTGCTAACAGGTTTACAATCTGTCATATTGAACTTTTTAAGCATCTcttttgcatatttggtttgtgagagaaaaatgccttgttcaagctgcattacttgaagcccaagaaagaaggttaattcacctaacatggacatttcaaattcagattccatgagTTTTGAAAACTTTTTGGATACAGCATCATTATAACagccaaatataatgtcatccacatagACTTCAACAACCAATGTATCATTACCTTCAATTTTAACATACAGGTTACTATCAACACCACCTCTAGTATATCCATTTGTTGTAAGATGGGCATCTAACctggagtaccaagctcttggagcttgtttaaggccataaagagcctttttcAACTTGTATACATGATCAGGTTTATCTGCAGagagaaacccttctggttgttccatatatacctcttcatcaagataaccattaaggaatgcagttttaacatccatttgatacactttaaagTTTTTATAACATGAATATGCCAGAAATATTCGGATTGACTCtagcctagcaacaggtgcaaatgtttcaccaaaatCTACACCTTCTTGCTGAGCATAGCCTTTACACACAAAgcgtgctttattcctaacaactttgccagattcatcaagtttatttctaaaaatccatttacctcctatcacattcttatcatctggcctaggtactaactcccaagtttgatttttctctatttgactgatttcatctttcattgcatttaaccaacattcatcagataaagcatcagaaacatttttgggttcgaaatcagttaccaaacaaaaatgttcagccagttgagcttgttcagttgtttttgcccttcttctagtcaaaatacctgcatctatattgccaataacttgactttgaggatgtctctTTGTTATAATTTTTGAGGGTGTATAATGGAGAATACCTGTCTCTGCATTTGAATTCTCTGCATTTTCTTCATCATAACTTGATGaacatatttcatttttcttttatgtttctgcaggtttaggaacttgatcaacctttgttaaagtaatttcctcttcctcaatatcctgcaaatcattacttaacaaaaattgttcatcaaaccttacatttattgtttcaacaattttattcagtctattattgaaacatttataGGCTTTGCtgtgagtagagtatccaagaaagataccctcatcagttttagcctcaaaatttcctagattttcttcatctctttttagataacatttggcaccaaaaattttgaaatatttgatagaagcagcttttccataccaaagttcataaggagtaaaggtagattttaccctgatttgtacacgattcaaaatgtaaacagctgtgtgtacagcttctttccaatacctgtctggtagatttgcctcattaagcattgtgcgagccatttctttgactgttctattttttctctcaactactccatttttTTGAGGTGTATGAGTAGCAGCATATTGTCTCTTAataccatgtctttcacagtaatcaatgaattcttgtgaagtgaattcac
The nucleotide sequence above comes from Cryptomeria japonica chromosome 11, Sugi_1.0, whole genome shotgun sequence. Encoded proteins:
- the LOC131860189 gene encoding secreted RxLR effector protein 161-like — encoded protein: MTDCKPVSTPMETGCKLTKSDDSPEVNQSEYRSMVGSLLYLTASRPDLMHAVCLVSRFQSAPKQSHLIAIKRIFKYIQDDRKSTSGAAFFLGDRLVAWHSKKQECVTLSIAESEYIAATACCTQLI